In Tachysurus fulvidraco isolate hzauxx_2018 chromosome 3, HZAU_PFXX_2.0, whole genome shotgun sequence, a single window of DNA contains:
- the LOC125140908 gene encoding acid-sensing ion channel 1C-like, producing MVTLTATQEPVNQRSKSQQGYFPRKSSLMKITLAFVFRTKVHGLRYVFSPDKSKPQRFFWLLAICVCLALFFVWSWNRLFYLLSFPAVTKIYMVWATNMTFPAVTLCNQNVFRVSSLTKADLYHSGYWMDIMHANHSLNRQSVAMLKHSRHRDRLMRLLDFSDYVPPPRFHLNTTEMIGRLSHQIEDMLLECRFKGESCTHKNFTPVCISSHTSSCGNVTVIFLCLRNHGRKLQSVRKVTSYPLIRVRVRVRVTVRQEAQTGRRSQLVCHKH from the coding sequence ATGGTGACGCTCACAGCGACCCAAGAGCCTGTAAATCAAAGGTCCAAATCCCAGCAGGGGTATTTTCCAAGAAAATCCAGCCTCATGAAGATTACATTGGCGTTTGTGTTCAGGACCAAGGTCCACGGGCTGAGGTACGTTTTTTCTCCAGACAAATCCAAACCTCAGCGTTTCTTCTGGCTCTTAGCCATCTGCGTCTGCTTGGCACTTTTCTTCGTCTGGTCCTGGAATCGCTTGTTCTACCTTCTGTCTTTCCCAGCCGTCACGAAGATTTACATGGTGTGGGCGACCAACATGACTTTTCCTGCCGTCACGCTGTGCAACCAGAACGTCTTCCGCGTGTCTAGTCTCACCAAAGCAGACCTGTACCACAGCGGGTACTGGATGGACATTATGCACGCCAACCATTCTCTGAACAGGCAGAGTGTGGCCATGCTGAAGCACAGCCGCCACAGAGACAGGCTGATGAGGTTGCTGGACTTCTCCGACTATGTCCCGCCACCCCGCTTCCACCTCAACACCACTGAGATGATTGGTAGACTGAGCCACCAGATAGAGGACATGCTTTTGGAGTGCAGGTTCAAAGGAGAAAGCTGCACGCATAAAAACTTTACTCCAGTATGTATATCATCACATACATCCTCTTGTGGTAACGTAACAGTTATTTTTCTATGCCTTAGAAATCATGGCAGGAAACTACAAAGTGTCAGAAAAGTTACATCATATCCTctgattagggttagggttagggttagggttacggTTAGACAGGAAGCCCAGACAGGAAGACGCAGCCAGTTAGTTTGTCATAAACATTAG